A single Pseudoalteromonas marina DNA region contains:
- the rplJ gene encoding 50S ribosomal protein L10, whose amino-acid sequence MALNLQGKKAIVAEVNEAANGALSAVVADSRGVTVGAITALRKEAREAGVWMKVVRNTLAKRALEGTDFECLSDSFVGPSLIAFSSEHPGAAARIFSDFAKKNEKFEVKTAAFEGNVVDAAMLATLPTYDEAVARLMSAMKEASAGKLCKTIEAVRVQKEEQAA is encoded by the coding sequence ATGGCTTTAAATCTTCAAGGCAAAAAAGCAATAGTTGCTGAAGTCAACGAAGCAGCCAATGGTGCTCTATCTGCAGTTGTTGCAGATTCTCGTGGTGTAACAGTTGGCGCAATCACTGCCCTTCGTAAAGAAGCTCGTGAAGCTGGTGTATGGATGAAAGTTGTTCGTAACACTTTAGCAAAACGTGCTCTTGAAGGAACAGATTTTGAGTGTCTTTCTGATTCATTTGTTGGTCCAAGCTTAATCGCTTTCTCATCAGAGCACCCAGGTGCTGCTGCGCGTATCTTTTCAGATTTCGCGAAAAAGAATGAGAAATTCGAAGTTAAAACGGCCGCTTTTGAAGGTAACGTAGTAGATGCAGCTATGCTTGCAACTCTACCTACATACGACGAAGCTGTTGCACGCTTAATGAGTGCTATGAAAGAAGCGTCTGCTGGCAAATTGTGTAAAACAATTGAAGCAGTACGTGTACAGAAAGAAGAGCAAGCTGCTTAA